A region from the Variovorax paradoxus genome encodes:
- a CDS encoding VOC family protein — MAIHELFPYLCVDDAGAAIDFYCKVFEVKEIFRLTEPSGRIGHAELDFHNGAILMISDEFAEYGIPSARTLGGTAVTLHLHVDDADAVVARAVAAGATLDMAPQDQFYGERSGVFHDPFGHRWNVGHSIEKLTPEEMQRRYTAMFEPGR; from the coding sequence ATGGCCATCCACGAACTGTTTCCCTATCTTTGCGTCGACGACGCCGGCGCGGCCATCGACTTCTATTGCAAGGTCTTCGAAGTCAAGGAAATCTTCCGGCTCACCGAGCCGAGCGGCCGCATCGGCCATGCGGAACTCGACTTCCACAACGGCGCGATCCTGATGATCTCGGACGAGTTCGCCGAATACGGCATCCCCAGCGCCAGGACGCTGGGCGGCACTGCGGTGACGCTGCACCTGCATGTGGACGATGCCGATGCCGTGGTGGCCCGCGCCGTGGCAGCCGGCGCCACGCTCGACATGGCGCCGCAGGACCAGTTCTACGGCGAGCGATCCGGCGTGTTCCACGACCCCTTCGGCCACCGCTGGAACGTGGGCCACAGCATCGAAAAGCTGACGCCAGAAGAAATGCAGCGGCGCTACACCGCGATGTTCGAGCCCGGGCGTTGA
- a CDS encoding phosphoribosyltransferase — protein MLTEDGKHLYVSYDEYHNLIEKLAIKIHQSEWQFDTILCLARGGMRPGDVLSRIFGKPLAIMSTSSYRADAGTVQGHLDIARFITTPKGEIAGRVLLVDDLADSGHTLHAVMDMLRNNYKPITELRSAVLWTKALSTFTPDYSVEYLATNPWIHQPFEGYDSLGVEKLLEKWSV, from the coding sequence ATGTTGACCGAAGACGGCAAGCATCTCTATGTCAGCTACGACGAGTATCACAACCTGATCGAGAAGCTCGCGATCAAGATTCACCAGTCGGAATGGCAGTTCGACACCATTCTTTGCCTTGCGCGCGGCGGCATGCGCCCGGGGGACGTGCTTTCGCGCATCTTCGGCAAGCCACTGGCGATCATGTCGACCAGCTCCTACCGCGCCGACGCCGGTACGGTGCAGGGCCATCTGGACATCGCCCGCTTCATCACCACGCCCAAGGGCGAGATCGCCGGCAGGGTGCTGCTGGTGGACGACCTGGCCGACTCGGGCCACACGCTGCATGCGGTGATGGACATGCTGCGCAACAACTACAAGCCAATTACCGAACTGCGCAGCGCGGTGCTCTGGACCAAGGCGCTGTCGACCTTCACGCCCGACTACTCGGTCGAGTACCTGGCGACGAATCCGTGGATCCATCAGCCCTTCGAAGGCTACGACTCGCTCGGCGTCGAGAAGCTGCTGGAGAAGTGGTCAGTCTGA
- a CDS encoding adenylosuccinate synthase has product MSVTTGRNVVVVGTQWGDEGKGKLVDWLTESAQGVVRFQGGHNAGHTLVINGVKTALHLIPSGIMRPGVKCYIGNGVVLSAAKLFEEIEGLEKAGVEVRSRLRISEACPLILPFHAALDIARETYREKGGVEKIGTTGRGIGPAYEDKIARRALRVQDLKHPDRFATKLRVLLDLHNHVLTQVLGAPAIDFDLVFDEAMRHAVLLKPMMADVSRELNDAHKAGANLLFEGAQGTLLDVDHGTYPYVTSSNCVAGNAAAGSGVGPGMLHYILGITKAYCTRVGGGPFPTELDWATPGTPGYHMSTVGAEKGVTTGRSRRCGWFDAALLKRSAQVNGLSGLCITKLDVLDGLEKLELCTGYELDGEITDILPMGADEIERCTPIYETLEGWSESTVGVTQYDKLPVNARLYLQRIEQITGVPIHMVSTSPDRDHTIMMRHPYLAD; this is encoded by the coding sequence ATGAGCGTAACCACCGGAAGAAACGTGGTCGTCGTCGGTACCCAATGGGGCGATGAAGGCAAGGGCAAGCTGGTCGATTGGCTGACGGAAAGCGCCCAGGGCGTGGTCCGTTTCCAGGGCGGCCACAACGCGGGCCACACGCTGGTCATCAACGGTGTGAAGACCGCGTTGCACCTGATCCCCAGCGGGATCATGCGGCCCGGCGTCAAGTGCTACATCGGCAACGGCGTGGTGCTCTCGGCTGCCAAGCTGTTCGAGGAGATCGAGGGGCTCGAAAAGGCGGGCGTCGAGGTGCGCTCGCGCCTGCGCATCAGCGAGGCCTGCCCGCTGATCCTGCCTTTTCACGCGGCGCTCGACATCGCGCGGGAAACGTACCGCGAAAAGGGCGGCGTCGAGAAGATCGGCACCACCGGCCGCGGCATCGGCCCGGCCTACGAAGACAAGATCGCGCGCCGCGCGCTGCGCGTGCAGGACCTGAAGCACCCCGATCGCTTCGCGACCAAGCTGCGCGTGCTGCTCGACCTGCACAACCACGTGCTGACGCAGGTGCTCGGCGCTCCTGCCATCGACTTCGACCTGGTGTTCGACGAGGCCATGCGCCACGCGGTGCTGCTCAAGCCGATGATGGCCGATGTGTCGCGCGAACTGAACGACGCGCACAAGGCCGGCGCCAACCTGCTGTTCGAAGGCGCGCAGGGCACGCTGCTCGACGTCGACCACGGCACCTATCCGTACGTCACATCGAGCAACTGCGTGGCCGGCAATGCGGCCGCGGGTTCGGGTGTGGGCCCGGGCATGCTGCACTACATCCTCGGCATCACCAAGGCCTACTGCACGCGCGTGGGCGGCGGCCCGTTCCCGACGGAACTCGACTGGGCCACGCCGGGCACGCCGGGCTACCACATGAGCACCGTGGGCGCCGAAAAAGGCGTGACCACCGGCCGCAGCCGCCGCTGCGGCTGGTTCGACGCCGCGCTGCTCAAGCGTTCGGCGCAGGTCAACGGCCTGTCGGGCCTGTGCATCACCAAGCTCGACGTGCTGGACGGGCTCGAAAAGCTCGAGCTGTGCACCGGCTACGAGCTCGACGGCGAAATCACCGACATTCTGCCGATGGGTGCGGACGAGATCGAGCGCTGCACGCCCATCTACGAGACCCTCGAAGGCTGGAGCGAAAGCACCGTCGGCGTCACGCAGTACGACAAGCTGCCGGTCAACGCGCGGCTCTACCTGCAGCGCATCGAGCAGATCACCGGCGTGCCGATCCACATGGTGTCGACCAGCCCCGATCGCGATCACACGATCATGATGCGCCACCCTTACCTCGCCGACTGA
- a CDS encoding ATP phosphoribosyltransferase regulatory subunit, whose amino-acid sequence MSAWVLPDHIADVLPSEARHIEELRRQLLDTARGYGYELVMPPLLEHLESLLSGTGEALDLQTFKLVDQLSGRSMGLRADTTPQVARIDAHLLNREGVARLCYCGPVLHTRPDRPHATREPLQFGAEIYGHAGLEADTEVLLLALDCLHASGLKDGVIVDLADARIVRALFAGVPVDASMLARVHAALVAKDASELHALTRDFPASSRDGLRALVQLYGDASVLDEAAKALKGTPAVSAALAGLKQLADSLGADSSRQISFDLADLRGYAYYSGMRFGIYVPGAADALVRGGRYDEVGAVFGRNRPAVGFSLDVRELVGVLPARPLRAAIRAPWSDAAGLRQAIAGLRKAGETVVCVLPGHGSEIDEFHCDRELVEQAGQWQVRAI is encoded by the coding sequence ATGTCCGCCTGGGTCCTCCCGGATCACATTGCCGATGTGCTGCCTTCCGAGGCGCGCCACATCGAAGAACTTCGACGCCAGCTGCTCGATACCGCCCGTGGCTATGGCTACGAGCTGGTGATGCCGCCGCTGCTCGAGCACCTGGAGTCGCTGCTGTCCGGCACCGGCGAGGCGCTCGACCTCCAAACCTTCAAGCTGGTCGACCAGCTCTCCGGCCGCAGCATGGGCCTGCGGGCCGACACCACGCCCCAGGTGGCACGCATCGACGCCCACCTGTTGAACCGCGAAGGCGTGGCACGGCTGTGCTACTGCGGACCGGTGCTGCACACCCGCCCCGACCGGCCGCATGCCACGCGCGAGCCGCTGCAGTTCGGGGCCGAGATCTATGGCCATGCAGGGCTCGAGGCCGATACCGAAGTGCTGCTGCTCGCGCTCGACTGCCTGCATGCGTCAGGCTTGAAGGACGGCGTGATCGTCGACCTGGCGGACGCGCGCATCGTGCGGGCGCTGTTTGCCGGCGTGCCGGTCGACGCCTCCATGCTGGCGCGCGTGCATGCGGCGCTGGTTGCCAAGGACGCGAGCGAACTGCATGCGCTCACGCGCGATTTCCCGGCTTCGTCGCGCGATGGCCTGCGCGCGCTGGTCCAGCTGTATGGCGATGCGTCGGTGCTCGACGAGGCCGCCAAGGCCCTCAAGGGCACGCCGGCCGTGAGCGCGGCGCTGGCCGGACTGAAGCAGCTCGCGGACAGCCTCGGCGCCGATTCGTCGCGCCAGATCAGTTTCGACCTGGCCGACCTGCGCGGCTATGCCTACTACAGCGGCATGCGCTTCGGCATCTATGTGCCGGGTGCGGCCGATGCGCTGGTGCGCGGCGGCCGCTACGACGAGGTCGGCGCCGTGTTCGGCCGCAACCGGCCGGCGGTCGGCTTCAGCCTCGACGTGCGCGAACTGGTCGGCGTGCTGCCGGCACGCCCGCTGCGCGCCGCCATTCGCGCACCCTGGAGCGACGCGGCCGGCCTGCGCCAGGCCATTGCCGGGCTGCGCAAGGCCGGCGAGACCGTGGTCTGCGTGCTGCCGGGCCATGGCAGCGAGATCGATGAATTCCATTGCGACCGCGAGCTCGTCGAGCAAGCAGGGCAGTGGCAAGTCCGAGCCATCTGA
- a CDS encoding DUF2065 domain-containing protein yields the protein MSAEIFWSALALVLVIEGILPFVSPGGWRRGFGQLMQLRDGQLRFFGLCSILMGLALLWLLG from the coding sequence GTGAGCGCCGAAATCTTCTGGAGCGCGCTGGCGCTGGTCCTGGTGATCGAAGGCATCCTGCCTTTCGTCTCGCCGGGCGGGTGGCGGCGCGGTTTTGGGCAGCTCATGCAGCTGCGCGACGGCCAGCTGCGTTTCTTCGGACTCTGCAGCATCTTGATGGGTTTGGCCCTTCTTTGGCTGCTGGGGTAG
- the hflC gene encoding protease modulator HflC, producing the protein MNRIGFIASSILVLLVLLSSTLFVVDQRQFGVVYALGQIKQVITEPGLNFKLPPPFQNVSYIDKRLLTLSSLDTEPMLTAEKQRVVIDWYVRWRITDPQAYIRNVGLDENAGATQLNRVVRNAFQENINKRTVRDLISVRREALMADVQREVLAVVKGAKPWGVDVIDVRITRVDYVEAITESVYRRMEAERKRVANELRSTGFAEGEKIRADADRQREVIVANAYRDAQKIKGEGDAQAAAAYSESFGRDPQFAQFYRSLDAYKQSFNKKSDVMVLDPSSDFFRAMQSAGTPAGNAPPRR; encoded by the coding sequence ATGAACAGAATCGGATTCATCGCTTCGTCGATCCTCGTGCTGCTGGTGCTGCTGAGCTCGACGCTCTTCGTCGTCGACCAGCGCCAGTTCGGCGTGGTCTACGCCCTGGGCCAGATCAAGCAGGTCATCACCGAGCCGGGCCTGAACTTCAAGCTGCCGCCGCCGTTCCAGAACGTGTCGTACATCGACAAGCGGCTGCTCACGCTCTCCAGCCTCGACACCGAGCCCATGCTCACGGCCGAGAAGCAGCGCGTGGTGATCGACTGGTACGTGCGCTGGCGCATCACCGATCCGCAGGCCTACATCCGCAACGTGGGCCTCGACGAAAATGCCGGCGCCACGCAGCTCAACCGGGTGGTGCGCAACGCCTTCCAGGAAAACATCAACAAGCGCACCGTGCGCGACCTGATCTCGGTGCGCCGCGAGGCGCTGATGGCCGACGTTCAGCGCGAGGTGCTGGCCGTGGTGAAGGGTGCCAAGCCCTGGGGCGTTGACGTCATCGACGTGCGCATCACGCGTGTCGACTATGTGGAAGCCATCACCGAATCGGTCTACCGCCGGATGGAGGCAGAGCGCAAGCGCGTGGCCAATGAACTGCGTTCGACCGGCTTTGCCGAGGGCGAAAAGATCCGCGCCGACGCCGACCGCCAGCGCGAAGTGATCGTGGCGAACGCCTATCGCGATGCCCAGAAGATCAAGGGCGAGGGCGATGCCCAGGCTGCTGCCGCCTACAGCGAGTCCTTTGGCCGCGACCCGCAGTTCGCGCAGTTCTACCGCAGCCTCGACGCCTACAAGCAGAGCTTCAACAAGAAGAGCGACGTGATGGTGCTCGACCCGTCGTCGGACTTCTTCCGCGCCATGCAGAGCGCCGGCACGCCCGCAGGCAACGCGCCTCCACGCCGCTGA
- the hflK gene encoding FtsH protease activity modulator HflK: MFNLNDGRWGRGDEPASNGDRPTGNRPPDADPPGAPTPPPSGNNNGNGNRPRGQGPNQGPPDLDELWRDLNRKLGGFFGGKGGGNRPTGNGGGGNGYRPDMKNAGFGLGLVAAVAVLIWLGTGFFIVNEGQQAVVTQFGRYKSTVNAGFNWRLPYPIQRHEVVVTTQIRSTDVGRDAIVRSTGLRESAMLTEDENIVEIKFAVQYRLSDARAYLYESKSPSETVVQVAETAVREVVGKMKMDAALAEERDQIAPRVRTLMQTILDRYKVGVEVVNINLQQGGVRPPEQVQAAFDDVLKAGQERERAKNEAQAYANDVIPRATGTSSRLKEESEAYKARIVAQAQGDAGRFGAVLAEYQKAPQVTRDRMYTDAMQQIYASTTKVLVDTKQGSNLLYLPLDKLMQLSGNNPAATPVDAASPSVAGTAPAQSSVIPVAPPSSESRARDGRSRDRDVR; the protein is encoded by the coding sequence ATGTTCAACCTGAACGATGGCCGATGGGGTCGCGGCGACGAGCCGGCGTCCAACGGCGACCGCCCGACGGGCAACCGGCCTCCCGACGCAGACCCGCCGGGCGCACCAACGCCACCGCCCTCGGGCAACAACAACGGCAACGGCAACCGTCCCCGCGGCCAAGGCCCGAACCAGGGGCCGCCCGACCTCGACGAACTCTGGCGCGACCTCAATCGCAAGCTGGGGGGCTTCTTCGGTGGCAAGGGCGGCGGCAATCGCCCCACTGGCAACGGCGGTGGCGGCAATGGCTATCGGCCGGACATGAAGAATGCAGGCTTCGGTCTCGGACTGGTGGCGGCGGTTGCCGTTCTCATCTGGCTCGGTACCGGCTTCTTCATCGTGAATGAAGGCCAGCAGGCCGTGGTGACGCAGTTCGGCCGCTACAAGTCGACTGTGAATGCCGGCTTCAACTGGCGCCTGCCGTACCCCATCCAGCGTCACGAAGTGGTGGTGACCACGCAGATCCGCTCGACCGACGTGGGCCGCGATGCCATCGTGCGTTCGACCGGCCTGCGCGAATCGGCCATGCTGACCGAAGACGAGAACATCGTCGAGATCAAGTTCGCCGTGCAATACCGCCTGAGCGATGCGCGCGCCTATCTGTACGAAAGCAAGTCGCCCTCCGAAACCGTGGTGCAGGTGGCCGAAACCGCCGTGCGCGAAGTGGTCGGCAAGATGAAGATGGACGCGGCCCTTGCCGAGGAGCGCGACCAGATCGCGCCTCGCGTGCGCACGCTGATGCAGACCATCCTCGACCGTTACAAGGTCGGCGTGGAAGTCGTCAACATCAACCTGCAGCAAGGCGGCGTGCGGCCGCCCGAGCAGGTGCAGGCCGCCTTCGACGACGTGCTCAAGGCCGGACAGGAGCGCGAGCGCGCCAAGAACGAGGCCCAGGCCTACGCCAACGACGTGATCCCGCGTGCCACCGGTACCTCGTCGCGCCTCAAGGAAGAGTCCGAGGCCTACAAGGCGCGCATCGTTGCGCAGGCGCAGGGCGATGCAGGGCGCTTTGGCGCGGTGCTGGCCGAATACCAGAAGGCGCCGCAGGTGACGCGCGACCGCATGTACACCGACGCCATGCAGCAGATCTACGCCAGCACCACCAAGGTGCTGGTCGATACCAAGCAAGGCTCCAACCTGCTGTACCTGCCGCTCGACAAGCTCATGCAGCTGAGCGGCAACAACCCGGCCGCAACGCCGGTCGATGCGGCCAGCCCCAGCGTGGCGGGTACCGCGCCCGCCCAGTCGTCAGTGATTCCGGTGGCGCCGCCATCGAGCGAGAGCCGCGCCCGCGATGGCCGTTCGCGTGATCGCGACGTGCGTTGA